One Carya illinoinensis cultivar Pawnee chromosome 5, C.illinoinensisPawnee_v1, whole genome shotgun sequence genomic window, TTTCATTCTTTGTTGCCATACAGAACATTTTGTTGATGGTGATGAATATGATGACACTACCTCGAGGAACATCCATTCAGTATATAGATCAATTCTAAGAACCAGTAAATCAATTTTAAGAACCAGAACCACATTGTACCCTGATAATGAACCACTTTTACCAAATTCAGCGCCTAGTCCTTCATTAAATCAAGCCAAAGTCGATGTAGATTCACGGATAAGAAATTCATTGATAATCAAGCAGCCATATGTTCAGGAATCTTCCCAAAGGACTAACGAAATTTCTCCAAACTTTAAAAATTCAGTGCAACCACCTTCATTTTCTTATACTGATCCTCACTCTTCTTCCAACCTGCCcccattttcttccattttctcttCAGTTCCCCGAAATCCCCCAAAATCTTCTTCTAAGTCATCTGCATCATCCCATAAAGGACCTCCATCTCCAACTGGGCCATCTTCATCTTCCCCTAAGCCCCCTCCAACCTCTAAGCCAGTCACATATCCAACTACATCTCATGCATTAAGTGAAGAAAGAAAAAcgagttatatattaaaagtggGTGCAACATCATTATTTGCAAGTTCTATATCCAATCTGCCCCCATCCTCTTCCAGCTCCTCTCCAGTTCTCCCTAATCCTCCAAAATCTTCTCCTAAGCCATCTGCATCTTCCCTAAAATGGCCTCCTCCATCTGGGTCATCTTCATCTTCCGCTGTGCCCCCTCCAACCTTTAAGCCAGTTCTATGTCCAACTACTACTTCTCCTggaaatgaagaaagaaaacagagtTATATATTGGAAAAGGGTACATCACCTATATTTGCAATTCCTGAGTACATCAAACGGCAGATCAAGGAGAACATCGTGCCTGAAATTCTGAGGCAGCCTTTGTCTCCTTCAACGTATAAGGCTTACTTTACTGCTCTGTTATATGCTGAGGATTTCTACTTGGAGGTACTCATAacagccctatatatatatatatattgctgttTTAAGGTAGCTTAATTGTAAAGCAAATAACTCGGTATATATCAAACCTCGTGTATTGTCCACTTTGAAATCTTGCTTAATGCTAAAgtttttagttaattttaataattcatgattttcttgttatttCCTGCTGCTGAAAGTTCTAGTGAAAACTAAAAATTAGGGATATCATGTCCTTTTATGGTAGTTAGCACTCGTACTGTACTTTGTTAATAATTAGGGATGGAGTAGGTTGGTTATTATAATGGTCAACTCATCTTGTTAGGAATCACCCGATAAATTTCAGTGGTCCTTCTTTATCAGTTTAAATTCAAAAAAGTATTAATAACCATATACCcacattgaaatttgaaatatttgcaatactgaaaatttatgaaaacttAATAAGGATAGTTTTGCTCCCTCtcaaaattttctattatatgataaacaatttttaaaacttcgtaactatataataaaaaaaataccgaAACAATTTTGGTTGTATTTCAATGCAAATACTGCAAGGAACAGAAAAGATGCAGTGAACACTAGTAAGAGATCTCCTCACTAGAGACAAGTAGAAATGACACAAGAACCACTTAAAAAACCAGTTTTGATTGAACCTCAATGTTGGCATGTCAACAAGGTCATTATAGTtcacctaagtcaataaaataAGACATATATGTTGTATGGTTATGTTAttccctttatatatatatataggattttaGTTCTGTTGTGCATATTTATCATATTCAGTGCTTTCCATGGTGTGAGAGAAGGGGCTTATATTCCTGCCAATATCAATAATTCATGAAGTGGCTTTGTTGTCAAAACTGAACTAGCTTGTTAATTCTCATTCATTGAATCAATCATACAACACTCTGTCTGATGGTTGGCAACAATCAATGTTTTTGTACCATATAGTTGTAGTTACCGTTAGAACCACAACTTATTTTGTGCCCCCAATGTTCTATCTTTTGTATAGGTGAGTGTGGCAAGTGACATGAGCCAAGTTCTTTTTTTAAAGTCTtcacggaaaaaaaaaaaaaaagctgttcTTAAATTAAGGGAGTGTTTTACATTCTTGTTTGCAGAAATCTCTTGTATAATTATAAGctatattattttcttctctggtgTTTTGTGATGGAGGAATGCTATTCATTTCTTAACTTGATGCTTTTATTCGAATTAGAAATGGAGTGATTTCCTCTTGAAGAATGTGACTTTGGAGTTCCAGGAAGCAGTAATCTATAAAGAATCAACCAAGGACAAAAATCTTAGTGGAAATcttaagaagaagaataaaacatTTGTAGTTTTTGAGATTGATTCTATTCCTGAGAGGCGGCCAT contains:
- the LOC122309984 gene encoding probable RNA helicase SDE3 isoform X1; its protein translation is MSLFVEFLRFILCCHTEHFVDGDEYDDTTSRNIHSVYRSILRTSKSILRTRTTLYPDNEPLLPNSAPSPSLNQAKVDVDSRIRNSLIIKQPYVQESSQRTNEISPNFKNSVQPPSFSYTDPHSSSNLPPFSSIFSSVPRNPPKSSSKSSASSHKGPPSPTGPSSSSPKPPPTSKPVTYPTTSHALSEERKTSYILKVGATSLFASSISNLPPSSSSSSPVLPNPPKSSPKPSASSLKWPPPSGSSSSSAVPPPTFKPVLCPTTTSPGNEERKQSYILEKGTSPIFAIPEYIKRQIKENIVPEILRQPLSPSTYKAYFTALLYAEDFYLEKWSDFLLKNVTLEFQEAVIYKESTKDKNLSGNLKKKNKTFVVFEIDSIPERRPFLLSRDLVYARPSGTEIEPFQGFVCRVVKSTRVLVDFGDNFHSQHYASRKYDISFSFNRVCLKRAHEAVETASNPSIQNFLFPEYCISRKDNLNPPSLLHANHEVSKNKVSAIRHISSLRGSPPYLLSGPRCVVTAMDPEKLSSTGIVVQEAVCEIYRISPECRILICAPTNNTSDVLTRSLKKVILESDIFRANAAFREMDGVPADILLSCPIKGECFTCPSLQQLRKFRVILSTFVSSFRLHNEGIPAGHFSHIFLVDASLAMEPEALIPLANFAADKTAVIVTGASTSHSARAHSDIARKYGLGESLFDRLYENRLYSKFNPMFITQLAQ
- the LOC122309984 gene encoding uncharacterized protein LOC122309984 isoform X3 — protein: MSLFVEFLRFILCCHTEHFVDGDEYDDTTSRNIHSVYRSILRTSKSILRTRTTLYPDNEPLLPNSAPSPSLNQAKVDVDSRIRNSLIIKQPYVQESSQRTNEISPNFKNSVQPPSFSYTDPHSSSNLPPFSSIFSSVPRNPPKSSSKSSASSHKGPPSPTGPSSSSPKPPPTSKPVTYPTTSHALSEERKTSYILKVGATSLFASSISNLPPSSSSSSPVLPNPPKSSPKPSASSLKWPPPSGSSSSSAVPPPTFKPVLCPTTTSPGNEERKQSYILEKGTSPIFAIPEYIKRQIKENIVPEILRQPLSPSTYKAYFTALLYAEDFYLEKWSDFLLKNVTLEFQEAVIYKESTKDKNLSGNLKKKNKTFVVFEIDSIPERRPFLLSRDLVYARPSGTEIEPFQGFVCRVVKSTRVLVDFGDNFHSQHYASRKYDISFSFNRVCLKRAHEAVETASNPSIQNFLFPEYCISRKDNLNPPSLLHANHEVSKNKVSAIRHISSLRGSPPYLLSGPRCVVTAMDPEKLSSTGIVVQEAVCEIYRISPECRILICAPTNNTSDVLTRSLKKGNVLHVLHYNNFGNSG